The Luteolibacter rhizosphaerae genome has a segment encoding these proteins:
- a CDS encoding type II toxin-antitoxin system HicB family antitoxin, whose translation MILSAVITEAEEGGFIALNPETGTTTQGDSFEEALENLREATALYLEEFPMSQKRPAVMTSFELTHA comes from the coding sequence ATGATCTTGAGCGCCGTAATCACGGAAGCCGAGGAGGGCGGTTTCATCGCTCTCAATCCCGAGACTGGGACCACCACCCAAGGTGATTCCTTTGAGGAGGCACTCGAGAATCTTCGGGAGGCCACCGCTCTTTATCTGGAGGAGTTTCCGATGAGCCAGAAGCGTCCGGCCGTTATGACCAGCTTCGAGTTGACTCATGCCTAA
- a CDS encoding type II toxin-antitoxin system HicA family toxin, which produces MPKLPLISGIECRRALMKLGFEEVRQRGSHVVMKKGGVGCVVPMLKEIKVGTLAGILRQAGVSAETFIESL; this is translated from the coding sequence ATGCCTAAGCTGCCCCTGATCAGTGGTATCGAGTGCCGGCGAGCCTTGATGAAGTTGGGCTTCGAGGAAGTTCGGCAGCGCGGCAGCCATGTGGTCATGAAGAAAGGTGGCGTCGGCTGTGTGGTGCCTATGCTCAAAGAGATCAAAGTTGGAACATTGGCAGGAATTCTCCGTCAGGCAGGAGTTTCGGCTGAGACTTTTATCGAGTCGCTTTAA
- the hemB gene encoding porphobilinogen synthase translates to MNLPIRPRRNRRTPAIRSLVRENVLTAADFILPMFLHEDAVDTPIASMPGVTRWSLEGLVKEAGEAHALGVPAVVLFPKIEEDLKTPLAEEAHNDEGLVPRAIRALKAAYPTLCVITDVALDPYNSDGHDGVVRRDAKGELQILNDETVEILCQQALCHARAGADIVSPSDMMDGRVAALREALDSAGFEHVSVLSYSAKYASAFYGPFRGALDSAPKEGDKKTYQMDPGNAREAIREILLDEAEGSDMIMVKPAGPYLDIIARVRESTMLPVAAYQVSGEYLMIESAAAAGWVDGKAIALESLMGIKRAGADMILTYYAKRAAEWLK, encoded by the coding sequence ATGAACCTGCCCATCCGTCCCCGCCGCAACCGCCGCACGCCGGCGATCCGTTCGCTAGTCCGTGAGAACGTGCTGACGGCGGCGGACTTCATCCTGCCGATGTTCCTGCATGAGGATGCGGTGGACACGCCGATCGCATCGATGCCGGGCGTTACGCGCTGGTCTTTGGAGGGGCTGGTGAAGGAGGCCGGGGAGGCGCATGCGCTGGGGGTGCCGGCGGTGGTGCTGTTCCCGAAGATCGAGGAGGATCTGAAGACGCCGCTGGCGGAGGAGGCCCACAATGACGAGGGCCTCGTGCCGCGGGCGATCCGGGCGCTGAAGGCGGCGTATCCGACGCTGTGCGTGATCACGGATGTGGCGCTGGATCCCTACAATTCCGATGGCCACGACGGCGTGGTCCGTCGCGATGCTAAGGGGGAACTTCAGATCCTGAACGACGAGACCGTCGAGATCCTCTGCCAGCAGGCGCTCTGTCATGCGCGGGCCGGTGCGGATATCGTCTCCCCGAGCGACATGATGGACGGTCGCGTGGCTGCGCTGCGCGAGGCGCTGGACTCGGCGGGCTTCGAGCATGTCTCGGTGCTGAGCTATTCGGCCAAGTATGCCTCGGCTTTTTACGGGCCCTTCCGGGGGGCCTTGGACTCCGCACCGAAGGAAGGGGACAAGAAGACCTATCAGATGGATCCGGGTAACGCGCGCGAGGCGATCCGCGAGATCCTGCTCGATGAAGCGGAGGGTTCGGACATGATCATGGTGAAGCCCGCGGGCCCCTATCTGGATATCATCGCGCGGGTGAGGGAAAGTACGATGCTTCCCGTAGCCGCTTACCAGGTCAGCGGCGAGTATCTCATGATCGAGAGCGCTGCCGCCGCCGGTTGGGTGGATGGCAAGGCGATCGCCTTGGAGAGCCTGATGGGGATCAAGCGGGCGGGCGCGGACATGATCCTGACCTACTACGCCAAGCGCGCGGCGGAGTGGCTGAAGTAA